In Rissa tridactyla isolate bRisTri1 chromosome 8, bRisTri1.patW.cur.20221130, whole genome shotgun sequence, one genomic interval encodes:
- the RBBP6 gene encoding E3 ubiquitin-protein ligase RBBP6 isoform X11 has protein sequence MSCVHYKFSSKLNYDTVTFDGLHISLCDLKRQIMGREKLKAADCDLQITNAQTKEEYTDDNALIPKNSSVIVRRIPIGGVKATSKTSRTEPVSGTSKATANLAEANASEEDKIKAMMTQSGHEYDPINYMKKPLGPPPPSYTCFRCGKPGHYIKNCPTNGDKNFESVPRIKKSTGIPRSFMMEVKDPNTKGAMLTNTGKYAIPTIDAEAYAIGKKEKPPFLPEDPSSSSEEDDPIPDELLCLICKDIMTDAVVIPCCGNSYCDECIRTALLESEEHTCPTCHQTDVSPDALIANKFLRQAVNNFKNETGYTKRLRKQIQQQQQQQQQPPPPPPPPPPLMRQTITRNLQPLLRPPISRQQDPLMIPLASLASRSALSSLGPGQSSVAAGLPVNPSSVVVSDLPPAVSLSLRGEKPDGPFRLGFFYSDADTVLPPAALVTAAELSKSSPLSISSLLEEKGYQVPVLRQPALPSLLGPQGQSIPTTGHPMRASTIRSAGGRPGWELANRGRPHGDRAQRTQAPSLPASTPVFVPVPPPPLYPPPPHALPLPPGVPPPQFPPQFPPGQPPSAGYSVPPPGYPPAPANMSSAWVPTAVPTAHSNAIPTTQAPPLSREEFYREQRRLKEEEKKKSKLDEFTNDFAKELMEYKKIQKERRRSFSRSKSPYSASSYSRSSYTYSKSRSGSSRSRSYSRSFSRSHSRSYSRSPPYPRRGKGKSRNYRSRSRSHGYHRSRSRSPPYRRYHSRSRSPVFRGQSPTKRTIPQGEGEREYFNRYREVPPYDVKAYYGRSVDFRDPFEKERYREWERNYREWYEKFYKGYVVGAQPRPPVNRENFSPDRFGPPGTRRENSPYARGRREEYPGGQSHRNRNIAGNYPEKPSGRESHGIKDPTKSKEKEVENPLGDGKGNKHKKHRKRRKGDENEGFPNAELLEGARKPREPVTTEDVKTDSLFMLPSRDDATPVRDEPMEADSIAFKPVSEKEKKEKDKPKAKVDKTKRKVEVAVPPKKDNVTKPAKASQEKVDTDREKSPRTEPPVKKVKEELPKTDSVKTSSSQKEEKTAGTPRKVHPKVTKDHPETRPAKEEKAKKDHPKETKSEKPSNKEDKSKKPAEKSKPSDAKPEKRKRKADEKADKEHEATSVKASKAEPAESKTSPKGKTEPDGEKGERTPEKDKSAFLNNPAKKIKLNRETGKKIVSGENVPPAKEPVEKPEPSSSKVKQEKAKGKVRRKVTAADGSSSTLVDYTSTSSTGGSPVRKTEEKPDTKRTVIKTMEEYNNDITAPAEDVIIMIQVPQSKWDKDDFESEEEDIKSTQVPTNIGKPASVIKNVSAKPANPVKHNEKETEPLEKTQKTTKEASYESSQHDAKSSKSSMLNEKGKTKDRDHSLSDKDTSEKRKSSVQPEKDHSERASEQGNGKNISQSSKDSRSSEKHDTGRGSTAKDFTPNRDKKSDHDGNRDHSSSKRRDEKSELARRKDSPSRNRESASVQKSKPREERAEPSKKAVGDAKRSSYSPPRERKQTDHKAAHDSKRTLEEHKPPDKNVGKEKEKHVAEVKSNKEKEPGVTKPPVKQESPDVKNEKENVTGQNDKNVVKPKPQVSTSSRLSSDLTRETDEAAFVPDYNESDSESNVSAKDEEAAGKNPKEPKEKAVEKVKEETTAPAAVEQPEASRSQSQSSPSVSRSRSQSPSESQTRSHSSSASSGESQDSKKKKKKKEKKKHKKHKKHKKHKKHVGNETELEKSQKHKHKKKKSKKSKDKEKDDQKVKSVTT, from the exons ACTGCCAATCTGGCTGAAGCCAATGCTTCcgaagaagataaaataaaagctatgatgACACAGTCTGGCCATGAATATGATCCAATCAA TTACATGAAGAAACCCTTGGGTCCACCTCCACCGTCATACACGTGCTTTCGTTGTGGAAAACCTGGCCACTATATAAAGAATTGCCCAACAAATGGG gacaaaaattttgagtctgttcccagaattaaaaagagcacgggaattccaaggagtttcatgatggaggtgaaagatcccaatacaaagggtgctatgctgacaaacactggaaaatatgcCATACCAACTATTgatgc ggaagcttatgctataggaaagaaggaaaagcctcCCTTTTTACCAGAGGACCCGTCCTCCTCCTCAGAAGAAGATGATCCTATTCCAGATGAGTTGTTATGTCTCATTTGTAAAGATATAATGACTGACGCGGTTGTTATTCCCTGCTGTGGAAACAGTTATTGTGACGAAT gtattagaacagcattactggaatcggaggaacatacgtgcccaACATGTCATCAAacagatgtttctcctgatgctttaaTTGCCAATAAGTTCCTACGCCAG gctgtgaacaacttcaaaaatGAAACTGGCTACACAAAAAGGCTCCGTAAGCAgattcagcagcagcaacagcagcagcagcagccgccaccgccaccaccacctccaccaccccTAATGAGACAAACAATAACACGCAACCTtcagcctctgctccggccacCCATTTCCAGACAGCAGGATCCACTAATGATACCattagcttctctggcttctcgTTCTGCTTTGTCATCGTTGGGCCCTGGTCAGTCATCTGTGGCAGCTGGGCTGCCAGTAAATCCGTCTTCTGTTGTTGTCTCTGATCTTCCTCCAGCAGTGTCCCTATCCCTCCGTGGTGAAAAGCCAGATGGACCTTTTCG tttggggtttttttatagtgATGCTGATACTGTTTTACCTCCCGCTGCTCTCGTGACTGCCGCTGAACTTTCTAAATCTTCCCCTCTGTCaatcagcagtttgttggaagagaag GGCTATCAGgttcctgtactaagacaaccagcgttaccaagtcttctgggcccccaaggaCAATCAATACCCACAACTG GTCATCCAATGAGAGCCAGTACAATTCGCTCAGcaggtggcagaccaggctgggagcT TGCAAATCGAGGACGCCCTCATGGTGACCGTGCCCAAAGGACTCAGGCCCCATCACTACCAGCATCAACACCAGTCTTTGTGCCTGTGCCTCCACCGCCCTTGTATCCTCCACCACCCCATGCACTTCCTCTTCCGCCGGGGGTACCGCCACCACAGTTTCCTCCTCAGTTCCCACCTGGTCAGCCTCCATCTGCTGGGTACTCTGTCccccctccaggatatcccccagctcctgcaaataTGTCATCAGcttgggtaccaacagcagtaccaacggctCATTCAAATGCCATCCCAACGACACAAGCACCTCCcttatctagggaggagttttacagagaacaacGGAGACTTAAAGAGGA ggaaaagaaaaagtccaaACTTGATGAGTTTACAAATGATTTTGCTAAGGAATTGATGGAATATAAAAAGATTCAAAAGGAGCGTAGGCGTTCGTTTTCCAG gtcCAAGTCCCCCTATAGTGCTTCATCTTACTCTAGAAGTTCGTATACCTACTCGAAGTCAAGATCAGGTTCTTCCCGTTCTCgctcctactctcgatcatttagCCGTTCCCATTCTCGTTCCTACTCACGATCACCACCATATCcaagaagaggcaaagggaagagtcGTAATTATCGTTCTAGGTCAAGGTCACATGGTTATCACCGTTCAAGGTCAAGGTCACCCCCGTACAGAAGGTACCACTCACGGTCAAGGTCTCCAGTATTTAGAGGCCAGTCTCCCACTAAACGGACTATACCtcaaggggaaggagaaagggagtaTTTTAACAGATACAGAGAAGTTCCACCATATGATGTGAAAGCATACTATGGCAGATCAGTTGACTTTAGAGatccatttgaaaaagaaagatacagagaATGGGAAAGGAATTATAGAGAATGGTATGAAAAGTTTTACAAGGGCTATGTTGTCGGCGCTCAACCTCGTCCGCCAGTAAATAGAGAGAACTTTTCACCAGATAGGTTTGGTCCACCTGGGACCAGACGAGAGAATTCGCCGTATGCTCGGGGACGTAGGGAGGAGTATCCAGGTGGGCAGAGCCACAGAAATCGTAATATAGCAGGAAATTACCCTGAAAAACCTTCTGGAAGAGAGAGCCATGGCATTAAAGATCCTACAAAATCaaaagagaaggaggtggaaaATCCACTGGGAGATGGCAAaggaaataaacataaaaaacatcggaagagaagaaaaggggatgaGAATGAAGGATTTCCTAATGCCGAGTTGTTAGAAGGTGCAAGAAAACCAAGAGAGCCAGTGACAACAGAAGACGTTAAAACGGACTCTCTGTTCATGCTTCCAAGCAGAGATGATGCCACCCCTGTGAGAGATGAACCTATGGAAGCAGATTCTATTGCTTTCAAACCAgtgtctgaaaaggagaaaaaagagaaggataagCCAAAAGCAAAAGTGGACAAGACAAAGCGGAAAGTAGAAGTGGCTGTTCCTCCTAAGAAAGATAATGTAACAAAACCAGCTAAAGCTTCCCAAGAGAAGGTGGACACAGATCGTGAAAAATCTCCTCGAACAGAACCTCCTGTGAAAAAAGTGAAGGAGGAGTTGCCAAAGACAGACAGTGTTAAAACATCTTCctctcaaaaggaagaaaagactgcTGGTACCCCACGGAAAGTTCACCCAAAAGTGACGAAAGATCACCCAGAAACAAGACCAGccaaggaagaaaaggcaaagaaagaccATCCGAAAGAAACCAAGTCAGAGAAGCCCTCCAACAAAGAGGACAAATCAAAAAAGCCTGCTGAAAAAAGCAAACcttctgatgcaaaacctgaaaaaagaaaaagaaaagcagatgaaaaggCTGATAAAGAACATGAAGCCACTTCTGTAAAGGCCTCTAAAGCAGAACCTGCTGAATCGAAAACATCGCCGAAGGGGAAGACTGAGCCggatggtgaaaaaggagagcgaACGCCAGAAAAGGATAAATCCGCTTTTCTTAACAACCCTGCAAAAAAGATTAAACTTAACCGAGAAACCGGCAAAAAGATtgtgagtggagaaaatgtgccacctgcaaaagaacctgttgagaaacctgagccgagcagcagcaaggttaaacaagaaaaagcaaagggaaaagtgagaagaaaagtaacagcagctgatggatctagTTCAACTCTTGTAGattacaccag caCTAGTTCTACTGGCGGAAGCCCCGttagaaagactgaagaaaagccaGATACAAAACGAACTGTCATTAAGACCATGGAGGAGTATAATAATGATATAACAGCGCCTGCTGAAGACGTCATTATTATGATCCAAGTCCCTCAGTCAAAGTGGGATAAAGATGACTTTGAATCTGAAGAGGAAGACATTAAATCTACCCAGGTGCCCACAAACATAGGAAAACCTGCTAGTGTTATAAAAAATGTGAGTGCGAAGCCAGCAAACCCCgtaaaacacaatgaaaaagaGACGGAGCCTTtggagaaaacacagaaaactacAAAAGAGGCCAGTTATGAAAGCTCCCAGCATGATGCAAAAAGTTCAAAAAGTTCAATGttgaatgaaaaaggaaaaaccaaagacCGGGATCATTCTTTGTCAGACAAGGACACTTCTGAGAAGAGAAAGAGCAGTGTTCAGCCAGAAAAAGACCACTCGGAACGTGCATCTGagcaaggaaatggaaaaaatatttctcaatcTTCCAAAGACAGCAGATCTTCAGAGAAACACGATACTGGCCGTGGGTCCACTGCTAAAGACTTTACTCCTAACCGAGACAAAAAATCTGACCACGATGGCAACAGAGATCATTCTAGTTCCAAGCGTAGGGATGAAAAGAGTGAATTAGCCAGGAGAAAAGACTCCCCTTCTCGGAACAGAGAATCTGCATCTGTACAGAAAAGCAAGCCGAGAGAGGAACGAGCAGAGCCGTCCAAAAAGGCCGTTGGAGATGCCAAAAGGAGCAGCTACAGCCCTCCGCGGGAGCGGAAGCAGACTGATCACAAAGCTGCTCACGATTCCAAGCGTACATTGGAGGAACACAAACCTCCAGataaaaatgtaggaaaagagaaagagaagcatgTAGCAGAAGTAAAGAGCAATAAAGAGAAAGAGCCAGGTGTTACTAAACCACCTGTGAAACAAGAATCGCCAGAtgtaaaaaatgagaaagagaacGTGACTGGACAAAACGATAAAAACGTCGTCAAGCCCAAGCCTCAGGTAAGCACCTCCTCACGGCTCTCTTCTGATCTAACTCGAGAGACTGATGAGGCTGCGTTTGTACCAGACTACAACGAAAGTGACAGTGAGAGTAATGTATCTGCAAAAGATGaggaagctgcaggaaaaaatccGAAAGAACCgaaagaaaaagctgttgaaaAGGTGAAAGAGGAGACGACAGCACCCGCTGCAGTTGAGCAGCCTGAAGCCAGCAGAAGTCAAAGTCAGAGCAGCCCCAGCGTGAGCCGCAGCCGTAGTCAAAGCCCTTCCGAGAGTCAGACTCGaagccacagcagcagtgccagctcagGAGAGAGtcaagacagcaagaaaaagaaaaagaaaaaagagaagaagaagcaCAAGAAGCATAAGAAACACAAGAAGCATAAGAAACACGTGGGAAACGAAACGGAATTGGAAAAGAgccaaaaacacaaacacaagaagaaaaaatcgAAGAAGAGCAAAGATAAAGAGAAAGatgaccaaaaagtgaaatctgtcACTACATAG
- the RBBP6 gene encoding E3 ubiquitin-protein ligase RBBP6 isoform X6: MSCVHYKFSSKLNYDTVTFDGLHISLCDLKRQIMGREKLKAADCDLQITNAQTKEEYTDDNALIPKNSSVIVRRIPIGGVKATSKTSRTEPVSGTSKAIDDSSASISLAQLTKTANLAEANASEEDKIKAMMTQSGHEYDPINYMKKPLGPPPPSYTCFRCGKPGHYIKNCPTNGDKNFESVPRIKKSTGIPRSFMMEVKDPNTKGAMLTNTGKYAIPTIDAEAYAIGKKEKPPFLPEDPSSSSEEDDPIPDELLCLICKDIMTDAVVIPCCGNSYCDECIRTALLESEEHTCPTCHQTDVSPDALIANKFLRQAVNNFKNETGYTKRLRKQIQQQQQQQQQPPPPPPPPPPLMRQTITRNLQPLLRPPISRQQDPLMIPLASLASRSALSSLGPGQSSVAAGLPVNPSSVVVSDLPPAVSLSLRGEKPDGPFRLGFFYSDADTVLPPAALVTAAELSKSSPLSISSLLEEKGYQVPVLRQPALPSLLGPQGQSIPTTGHPMRASTIRSAGGRPGWELANRGRPHGDRAQRTQAPSLPASTPVFVPVPPPPLYPPPPHALPLPPGVPPPQFPPQFPPGQPPSAGYSVPPPGYPPAPANMSSAWVPTAVPTAHSNAIPTTQAPPLSREEFYREQRRLKEEEKKKSKLDEFTNDFAKELMEYKKIQKERRRSFSRSKSPYSASSYSRSSYTYSKSRSGSSRSRSYSRSFSRSHSRSYSRSPPYPRRGKGKSRNYRSRSRSHGYHRSRSRSPPYRRYHSRSRSPVFRGQSPTKRTIPQGEGEREYFNRYREVPPYDVKAYYGRSVDFRDPFEKERYREWERNYREWYEKFYKGYVVGAQPRPPVNRENFSPDRFGPPGTRRENSPYARGRREEYPGGQSHRNRNIAGNYPEKPSGRESHGIKDPTKSKEKEVENPLGDGKGNKHKKHRKRRKGDENEGFPNAELLEGARKPREPVTTEDVKTDSLFMLPSRDDATPVRDEPMEADSIAFKPVSEKEKKEKDKPKAKVDKTKRKVEVAVPPKKDNVTKPAKASQEKVDTDREKSPRTEPPVKKVKEELPKTDSVKTSSSQKEEKTAGTPRKVHPKVTKDHPETRPAKEEKAKKDHPKETKSEKPSNKEDKSKKPAEKSKPSDAKPEKRKRKADEKADKEHEATSVKASKAEPAESKTSPKGKTEPDGEKGERTPEKDKSAFLNNPAKKIKLNRETGKKIVSGENVPPAKEPVEKPEPSSSKVKQEKAKGKVRRKVTAADGSSSTLVDYTSTSSTGGSPVRKTEEKPDTKRTVIKTMEEYNNDITAPAEDVIIMIQVPQSKWDKDDFESEEEDIKSTQVPTNIGKPASVIKNVSAKPANPVKHNEKETEPLEKTQKTTKEASYESSQHDAKSSKSSMLNEKGKTKDRDHSLSDKDTSEKRKSSVQPEKDHSERASEQGNGKNISQSSKDSRSSEKHDTGRGSTAKDFTPNRDKKSDHDGNRDHSSSKRRDEKSELARRKDSPSRNRESASVQKSKPREERAEPSKKAVGDAKRSSYSPPRERKQTDHKAAHDSKRTLEEHKPPDKNVGKEKEKHVAEVKSNKEKEPGVTKPPVKQESPDVKNEKENVTGQNDKNVVKPKPQVSTSSRLSSDLTRETDEAAFVPDYNESDSESNVSAKDEEAAGKNPKEPKEKAVEKVKEETTAPAAVEQPEASRSQSQSSPSVSRSRSQSPSESQTRSHSSSASSGESQDSKKKKKKKEKKKHKKHKKHKKHKKHVGNETELEKSQKHKHKKKKSKKSKDKEKDDQKVKSVTT; the protein is encoded by the exons ACTGCCAATCTGGCTGAAGCCAATGCTTCcgaagaagataaaataaaagctatgatgACACAGTCTGGCCATGAATATGATCCAATCAA TTACATGAAGAAACCCTTGGGTCCACCTCCACCGTCATACACGTGCTTTCGTTGTGGAAAACCTGGCCACTATATAAAGAATTGCCCAACAAATGGG gacaaaaattttgagtctgttcccagaattaaaaagagcacgggaattccaaggagtttcatgatggaggtgaaagatcccaatacaaagggtgctatgctgacaaacactggaaaatatgcCATACCAACTATTgatgc ggaagcttatgctataggaaagaaggaaaagcctcCCTTTTTACCAGAGGACCCGTCCTCCTCCTCAGAAGAAGATGATCCTATTCCAGATGAGTTGTTATGTCTCATTTGTAAAGATATAATGACTGACGCGGTTGTTATTCCCTGCTGTGGAAACAGTTATTGTGACGAAT gtattagaacagcattactggaatcggaggaacatacgtgcccaACATGTCATCAAacagatgtttctcctgatgctttaaTTGCCAATAAGTTCCTACGCCAG gctgtgaacaacttcaaaaatGAAACTGGCTACACAAAAAGGCTCCGTAAGCAgattcagcagcagcaacagcagcagcagcagccgccaccgccaccaccacctccaccaccccTAATGAGACAAACAATAACACGCAACCTtcagcctctgctccggccacCCATTTCCAGACAGCAGGATCCACTAATGATACCattagcttctctggcttctcgTTCTGCTTTGTCATCGTTGGGCCCTGGTCAGTCATCTGTGGCAGCTGGGCTGCCAGTAAATCCGTCTTCTGTTGTTGTCTCTGATCTTCCTCCAGCAGTGTCCCTATCCCTCCGTGGTGAAAAGCCAGATGGACCTTTTCG tttggggtttttttatagtgATGCTGATACTGTTTTACCTCCCGCTGCTCTCGTGACTGCCGCTGAACTTTCTAAATCTTCCCCTCTGTCaatcagcagtttgttggaagagaag GGCTATCAGgttcctgtactaagacaaccagcgttaccaagtcttctgggcccccaaggaCAATCAATACCCACAACTG GTCATCCAATGAGAGCCAGTACAATTCGCTCAGcaggtggcagaccaggctgggagcT TGCAAATCGAGGACGCCCTCATGGTGACCGTGCCCAAAGGACTCAGGCCCCATCACTACCAGCATCAACACCAGTCTTTGTGCCTGTGCCTCCACCGCCCTTGTATCCTCCACCACCCCATGCACTTCCTCTTCCGCCGGGGGTACCGCCACCACAGTTTCCTCCTCAGTTCCCACCTGGTCAGCCTCCATCTGCTGGGTACTCTGTCccccctccaggatatcccccagctcctgcaaataTGTCATCAGcttgggtaccaacagcagtaccaacggctCATTCAAATGCCATCCCAACGACACAAGCACCTCCcttatctagggaggagttttacagagaacaacGGAGACTTAAAGAGGA ggaaaagaaaaagtccaaACTTGATGAGTTTACAAATGATTTTGCTAAGGAATTGATGGAATATAAAAAGATTCAAAAGGAGCGTAGGCGTTCGTTTTCCAG gtcCAAGTCCCCCTATAGTGCTTCATCTTACTCTAGAAGTTCGTATACCTACTCGAAGTCAAGATCAGGTTCTTCCCGTTCTCgctcctactctcgatcatttagCCGTTCCCATTCTCGTTCCTACTCACGATCACCACCATATCcaagaagaggcaaagggaagagtcGTAATTATCGTTCTAGGTCAAGGTCACATGGTTATCACCGTTCAAGGTCAAGGTCACCCCCGTACAGAAGGTACCACTCACGGTCAAGGTCTCCAGTATTTAGAGGCCAGTCTCCCACTAAACGGACTATACCtcaaggggaaggagaaagggagtaTTTTAACAGATACAGAGAAGTTCCACCATATGATGTGAAAGCATACTATGGCAGATCAGTTGACTTTAGAGatccatttgaaaaagaaagatacagagaATGGGAAAGGAATTATAGAGAATGGTATGAAAAGTTTTACAAGGGCTATGTTGTCGGCGCTCAACCTCGTCCGCCAGTAAATAGAGAGAACTTTTCACCAGATAGGTTTGGTCCACCTGGGACCAGACGAGAGAATTCGCCGTATGCTCGGGGACGTAGGGAGGAGTATCCAGGTGGGCAGAGCCACAGAAATCGTAATATAGCAGGAAATTACCCTGAAAAACCTTCTGGAAGAGAGAGCCATGGCATTAAAGATCCTACAAAATCaaaagagaaggaggtggaaaATCCACTGGGAGATGGCAAaggaaataaacataaaaaacatcggaagagaagaaaaggggatgaGAATGAAGGATTTCCTAATGCCGAGTTGTTAGAAGGTGCAAGAAAACCAAGAGAGCCAGTGACAACAGAAGACGTTAAAACGGACTCTCTGTTCATGCTTCCAAGCAGAGATGATGCCACCCCTGTGAGAGATGAACCTATGGAAGCAGATTCTATTGCTTTCAAACCAgtgtctgaaaaggagaaaaaagagaaggataagCCAAAAGCAAAAGTGGACAAGACAAAGCGGAAAGTAGAAGTGGCTGTTCCTCCTAAGAAAGATAATGTAACAAAACCAGCTAAAGCTTCCCAAGAGAAGGTGGACACAGATCGTGAAAAATCTCCTCGAACAGAACCTCCTGTGAAAAAAGTGAAGGAGGAGTTGCCAAAGACAGACAGTGTTAAAACATCTTCctctcaaaaggaagaaaagactgcTGGTACCCCACGGAAAGTTCACCCAAAAGTGACGAAAGATCACCCAGAAACAAGACCAGccaaggaagaaaaggcaaagaaagaccATCCGAAAGAAACCAAGTCAGAGAAGCCCTCCAACAAAGAGGACAAATCAAAAAAGCCTGCTGAAAAAAGCAAACcttctgatgcaaaacctgaaaaaagaaaaagaaaagcagatgaaaaggCTGATAAAGAACATGAAGCCACTTCTGTAAAGGCCTCTAAAGCAGAACCTGCTGAATCGAAAACATCGCCGAAGGGGAAGACTGAGCCggatggtgaaaaaggagagcgaACGCCAGAAAAGGATAAATCCGCTTTTCTTAACAACCCTGCAAAAAAGATTAAACTTAACCGAGAAACCGGCAAAAAGATtgtgagtggagaaaatgtgccacctgcaaaagaacctgttgagaaacctgagccgagcagcagcaaggttaaacaagaaaaagcaaagggaaaagtgagaagaaaagtaacagcagctgatggatctagTTCAACTCTTGTAGattacaccag caCTAGTTCTACTGGCGGAAGCCCCGttagaaagactgaagaaaagccaGATACAAAACGAACTGTCATTAAGACCATGGAGGAGTATAATAATGATATAACAGCGCCTGCTGAAGACGTCATTATTATGATCCAAGTCCCTCAGTCAAAGTGGGATAAAGATGACTTTGAATCTGAAGAGGAAGACATTAAATCTACCCAGGTGCCCACAAACATAGGAAAACCTGCTAGTGTTATAAAAAATGTGAGTGCGAAGCCAGCAAACCCCgtaaaacacaatgaaaaagaGACGGAGCCTTtggagaaaacacagaaaactacAAAAGAGGCCAGTTATGAAAGCTCCCAGCATGATGCAAAAAGTTCAAAAAGTTCAATGttgaatgaaaaaggaaaaaccaaagacCGGGATCATTCTTTGTCAGACAAGGACACTTCTGAGAAGAGAAAGAGCAGTGTTCAGCCAGAAAAAGACCACTCGGAACGTGCATCTGagcaaggaaatggaaaaaatatttctcaatcTTCCAAAGACAGCAGATCTTCAGAGAAACACGATACTGGCCGTGGGTCCACTGCTAAAGACTTTACTCCTAACCGAGACAAAAAATCTGACCACGATGGCAACAGAGATCATTCTAGTTCCAAGCGTAGGGATGAAAAGAGTGAATTAGCCAGGAGAAAAGACTCCCCTTCTCGGAACAGAGAATCTGCATCTGTACAGAAAAGCAAGCCGAGAGAGGAACGAGCAGAGCCGTCCAAAAAGGCCGTTGGAGATGCCAAAAGGAGCAGCTACAGCCCTCCGCGGGAGCGGAAGCAGACTGATCACAAAGCTGCTCACGATTCCAAGCGTACATTGGAGGAACACAAACCTCCAGataaaaatgtaggaaaagagaaagagaagcatgTAGCAGAAGTAAAGAGCAATAAAGAGAAAGAGCCAGGTGTTACTAAACCACCTGTGAAACAAGAATCGCCAGAtgtaaaaaatgagaaagagaacGTGACTGGACAAAACGATAAAAACGTCGTCAAGCCCAAGCCTCAGGTAAGCACCTCCTCACGGCTCTCTTCTGATCTAACTCGAGAGACTGATGAGGCTGCGTTTGTACCAGACTACAACGAAAGTGACAGTGAGAGTAATGTATCTGCAAAAGATGaggaagctgcaggaaaaaatccGAAAGAACCgaaagaaaaagctgttgaaaAGGTGAAAGAGGAGACGACAGCACCCGCTGCAGTTGAGCAGCCTGAAGCCAGCAGAAGTCAAAGTCAGAGCAGCCCCAGCGTGAGCCGCAGCCGTAGTCAAAGCCCTTCCGAGAGTCAGACTCGaagccacagcagcagtgccagctcagGAGAGAGtcaagacagcaagaaaaagaaaaagaaaaaagagaagaagaagcaCAAGAAGCATAAGAAACACAAGAAGCATAAGAAACACGTGGGAAACGAAACGGAATTGGAAAAGAgccaaaaacacaaacacaagaagaaaaaatcgAAGAAGAGCAAAGATAAAGAGAAAGatgaccaaaaagtgaaatctgtcACTACATAG